The following proteins are encoded in a genomic region of Sulfurimonas sp. HSL3-7:
- a CDS encoding AtpZ/AtpI family protein, whose translation MNNNGEKKSFEEHIGKKASWMQKWRKKGIFWETVIVVGAIGWMVALPMVIGGYLGNYLDKHTQVGAGGLSWTVTFIILGLFVAIYSVWRVFIYKK comes from the coding sequence TTGAATAACAACGGAGAGAAGAAGAGCTTTGAGGAGCATATCGGCAAAAAAGCGTCGTGGATGCAGAAATGGCGCAAAAAAGGAATATTCTGGGAGACGGTCATCGTCGTCGGTGCGATAGGATGGATGGTGGCGCTGCCTATGGTCATCGGCGGTTATCTCGGCAACTATCTGGATAAACATACACAGGTGGGTGCCGGCGGTCTCTCCTGGACCGTTACCTTCATCATATTGGGTCTTTTTGTCGCCATCTACTCTGTCTGGAGAGTTTTTATCTATAAAAAATGA
- a CDS encoding CPBP family intramembrane glutamic endopeptidase, with protein sequence MNRTALLSEFLLLFVTPPLLVVSGLLPKAAVMPLLWIVSLYAYLILRSSKIKILPLDVERMALYDVLKRFLVIGSAITLFTLLYQPGIFLSLLKADPWQWLAVMLFYPVFSAFVQELLFRSFFFYRYKKRFKNRPLLLITFNALLFAYVHIVFENWIAVIFTFFGGLLFAHTYLKSRSLLLTAIEHSLYGNLLYTLGMGEYFYHGANI encoded by the coding sequence ATGAACAGAACTGCATTGCTGAGCGAATTTCTCCTGCTCTTTGTCACTCCGCCGTTGCTTGTTGTCTCGGGGCTGCTGCCTAAAGCGGCCGTCATGCCTCTGCTGTGGATCGTCTCTCTCTACGCCTACCTCATCCTGCGCAGCAGCAAAATCAAAATACTGCCGCTCGACGTTGAGCGCATGGCGCTCTATGATGTTTTGAAACGGTTCCTTGTGATCGGCAGCGCCATAACGCTTTTCACCCTGCTCTACCAACCGGGTATCTTTCTCTCCCTGCTCAAAGCCGATCCGTGGCAGTGGCTGGCCGTCATGCTGTTCTACCCTGTTTTCTCGGCCTTCGTCCAGGAGCTCCTGTTTCGTAGTTTCTTCTTCTACCGCTACAAAAAACGCTTCAAAAACCGTCCGCTGCTTCTCATTACATTTAACGCCCTGCTCTTTGCCTATGTCCACATCGTCTTTGAGAACTGGATCGCGGTTATCTTTACCTTCTTCGGAGGCCTTTTGTTCGCCCACACCTACCTCAAAAGCCGCTCGCTCCTGCTGACCGCCATCGAGCACTCGCTCTACGGCAATCTGCTCTACACGCTTGGAATGGGAGAGTATTTCTACCACGGTGCGAATATCTAG
- the atpD gene encoding F0F1 ATP synthase subunit beta, whose protein sequence is MTGMIVALNSTVCDIYFEEELPSVFEILILETEEKELYFETRKQLDEHLVRAVALGYMQGVKKGMQVRRTFEPINVPVGEETLGRIFNALGGTIDAKGDAFSHYESVFEPSLGVSAQSGTVNIYETGIKIIDLLAPFIQGGKVGLFGGAGVGKTVLLMEFIFKSITLHHGVSVFAGIGERIREGHELYAQMLESGVMEKTIMVFGQMNEAPGIRYRAPLTALTMSEYFRDKEHKDVLLLVDNIYRFIQAGQEISTLLGRIPSRVGYQPTLSNEIAELEERIASTPEGSITSVQAVYVPADDITDPGVASVFAHLDTSIILSRSYAAKGLYPSIDPLESHSKLLDPLIVGDEHYRVAKEVKEMLAKYKELQDIITMLGMQQLSHEDRLIVTRARKLEKFLTQPFFVTESFTGRKGKSVPLSDTIAGCEKIISGEMDAIDESRFYMIGTIDEADL, encoded by the coding sequence ATGACCGGAATGATCGTCGCACTCAACTCGACCGTATGTGATATTTATTTTGAAGAAGAGCTCCCTTCTGTATTTGAGATTCTTATTCTTGAAACAGAAGAGAAGGAGCTCTATTTTGAAACACGTAAACAGCTCGATGAGCATCTTGTCAGGGCTGTCGCTCTGGGGTACATGCAGGGGGTAAAAAAAGGGATGCAAGTGCGAAGAACCTTTGAACCGATCAACGTGCCTGTAGGGGAAGAGACACTGGGCAGGATCTTTAATGCCCTGGGCGGCACCATCGATGCTAAAGGCGATGCGTTCTCACACTATGAGTCAGTTTTCGAGCCCTCTCTGGGGGTATCGGCACAAAGCGGAACCGTAAATATCTATGAGACCGGCATCAAGATCATCGACCTGCTGGCCCCTTTTATCCAGGGGGGAAAAGTGGGGCTTTTCGGAGGGGCCGGCGTCGGTAAAACTGTTTTGCTGATGGAGTTCATCTTCAAATCCATCACCCTGCATCACGGGGTCTCCGTGTTCGCCGGCATCGGAGAACGGATCCGAGAGGGGCATGAGCTCTATGCACAGATGCTTGAATCCGGCGTGATGGAGAAGACGATCATGGTCTTCGGGCAGATGAATGAAGCCCCCGGAATCCGCTACAGGGCGCCGTTGACCGCGCTGACGATGAGCGAATATTTCAGAGACAAGGAGCATAAGGATGTGCTTCTGCTTGTCGACAACATCTACCGCTTTATCCAGGCAGGACAGGAGATCTCCACCCTGCTCGGCAGAATCCCCTCACGGGTGGGGTACCAGCCGACGCTTTCCAACGAGATCGCCGAGCTCGAAGAGCGGATCGCCTCGACACCGGAGGGGTCGATCACATCCGTGCAGGCGGTCTATGTGCCGGCCGACGACATCACCGATCCCGGCGTCGCCTCTGTCTTCGCCCATCTTGACACCTCGATCATTTTGTCGCGGAGCTATGCTGCCAAGGGGCTATACCCTTCGATCGATCCGCTTGAGTCCCATTCGAAACTTCTCGATCCCCTGATCGTCGGAGACGAGCATTACCGCGTTGCAAAAGAGGTGAAAGAGATGCTGGCTAAATACAAAGAGCTGCAGGACATCATTACGATGCTCGGTATGCAGCAGCTGAGCCATGAGGACCGTCTGATCGTCACCCGTGCAAGGAAACTGGAAAAATTCCTGACCCAGCCCTTTTTTGTGACCGAATCCTTTACGGGAAGAAAAGGCAAAAGCGTTCCGCTCTCTGACACCATAGCAGGGTGTGAAAAGATCATCTCCGGCGAGATGGACGCGATTGATGAAAGCCGCTTTTATATGATAGGGACGATCGATGAAGCCGACCTTTAG
- a CDS encoding F0F1 ATP synthase subunit A translates to MINQVFPEVVLTFEIMGMEVIVTDTVVTTWGIMMVLALLSFFITKNLSVSNPSKRQLLAERVVIAIRDTLQTSVRIMPWALVPFIGTIWIFVGVMNLVSLIPYFHNPTRDLSTTAALAVITFFSIHYYGIRFGGLRNYLKRYIEPSVFLLPFNLFGEFSRIFAMAIRLFGNMLSWELIIAILIALAGLLVPVPLILLSIVGDLLHAYLFGLLTYIFIIGGLQAEHIESSQENKHG, encoded by the coding sequence ATGATAAATCAGGTTTTCCCCGAAGTTGTATTGACATTTGAGATCATGGGTATGGAGGTTATAGTAACCGATACCGTGGTGACAACATGGGGTATTATGATGGTTTTGGCACTGCTCTCTTTTTTTATCACTAAAAACCTTTCCGTTTCAAATCCGTCGAAGAGGCAACTGTTGGCCGAACGAGTCGTTATTGCGATCAGGGATACGCTGCAAACCTCTGTCCGGATCATGCCGTGGGCATTGGTCCCTTTTATCGGCACGATATGGATCTTTGTCGGTGTTATGAACCTTGTATCGCTCATCCCCTATTTTCACAACCCGACACGGGACCTGAGCACGACGGCGGCGCTCGCGGTCATCACCTTCTTTTCCATACACTACTACGGCATCCGTTTTGGCGGCCTTCGGAACTATCTGAAACGCTATATCGAACCTTCGGTCTTTCTGCTCCCCTTTAATCTTTTCGGAGAATTTTCAAGGATCTTTGCAATGGCTATACGCCTTTTCGGCAACATGCTGAGCTGGGAACTGATCATCGCCATTTTGATCGCTCTTGCCGGCTTGCTGGTACCGGTTCCTTTGATACTGCTGAGCATTGTAGGCGATCTGCTGCACGCCTATCTCTTCGGTCTGCTGACCTATATTTTCATCATAGGCGGCTTACAGGCGGAACACATCGAATCATCACAGGAGAATAAACATGGATAG